GTCTGGCGTAGACGCCGTAGGCCAGTCCCGCAGCGCCGCAGACGATGGCGAGCAGGTACAGGAAGACTTGTCCGATGGTCATGCCTCGGAATCCCCGTGTCGTGTTCCCAATGTGCGACGTTCACCCCATTGGCGTCGACGATCGGCTCGACGCGCGGTCGTCCGGCTTGGGGTTCTCAGCCGCTTGCCTCCCACAAGGCAGCGAACCGTGGCACGCCTGACGGGCGGAGGCAACTCCCGCTCGCGTAACGCCTTGTTCCGTCTGCGCTTGCGCGCCCCGCTACACGACGGGACTGCCCAGACGGGGACCGCGCTCCATCATGTCGACCACGAGGTTGAGCCCCTGGATCAGGCTGTCCCGGTCGCTCGCTCCGGTGAGGGAAAGCCGCACGGCGTTGGGGCTGGTGCTGCGCGCCACCGAGAAGCTGCCGCCGCCCATCAGGGCGACCCCCTCCGCCCGTGCGGCCTGAGCGAATTCCGCAGCGCGCCATGGCTCGGGGATCGGCAGCCACAGATGCAGGCCGTCGGGATGGGCCGCGAACGCGTGGTTGCGCAGGACGTCGCGGGCGATCCGCTGCCGCGCGCGCGCCTCGGCGCGCTGGGCGGCCGCGAGCCGGACGGCCGTGCCGTCCCGCATCCACAGGCTGAAGATCTCGGCGGTCAACGCCGGCAGGCCGAGATGCAGCTCGTACTGCGCCGACGAGAACCGCGCGGCCATGGCGGGCGGCGTCACCACGATGCCGATGCGCAGCCCCGGCATCAGGCTCTTCGACGCGCTGGCGAGGAAGATGGTGCGCTCGGGGATCAGACTCTGCAGAGGCGGCGGCCTGTGCTCCGGCAGCCAGCCATAGACGTCGTCCTCGATCACGAGAAGGTCGTGCCGACGGGCGATCTCGGCGATCGCCTGGCGGCGCTCGGCCGAGAGGGTCGCCGTGGTCGGGTTGTGGATCGTGCTCTGGAGGAACAGGATCCGGGCATTGGTCCGATGGCAGGCGGTGTTCAGCGCGTCCGGCAGGATCCCGCCCTTGTCCAGCATGACCGGCTCGATCCGCAGGCGCAGGCCGTGGCCGATGCCGCGGATCGCGCTGTAGGTCAACGCCTCCGACAGGATGCTCTCGCCCGGCCGGCATAGGGCCCGCAGCGCGAGGCCGATGCCGGAATGGGCGCCGGACGTCATCATGACCTGTTCCGGCTTCACATCGATGCCGAGCATGGCGATCCATGCCCGCGCGGCCTCGATATGCTCGGGCAGGCCGGCGATGGGCGGGTAGCCGCTCAGCCGCAGCAGATCGTCCGGCCGCCTGGACAGCGCCGCCATCGCGTCGGCCAAGGCCTGGGTCTGGCCGACTTCCGCCGGAGCGTTGCGCGTCAGGTCGACGGGCCGCGCGGATGCATCGCTTTCGGGCATTCCGGTCGGCGCGCCAGGCATTGCATCACTTTGGGGCAGGCTTGCAGCGGCCGGGTCGTCCGACGCGAATGGAATTGCATCGTTTTGAACGAACGTCCCCCGGCCGACCTCGCCGGCCACCAGGCCTTCCTGCGCGACGAGCGCATAAGCGCGCATGACCGTGCCCGTCGTCACGCCCAGTTTATAGGCAAGATCGCGCTGAGGAGGCAGCTTGCTGCCGGCCGGGAGGCGGCCGCTGCGGATCGCGTCGGCCAGGGCCAGCGCCAGCCCGCGATAGCGCGGACGCGGCAGGTCGGCGACCTTCGGCAACGACATTGACACCGTATCAATGTTCAAATTGACACCCACTCCGGGCGATTGCAGTGTGTGATTGCTTCATTTGAGGCGTTTGGAGATTGGAATGCAACCAAATTGTATGCTTTCGGTCGTCACGTCCCAGGGCGACATCGTCACGGTCCGGCCGATCGAGCGCTCCACCGGGATCTTCGCCCGCGTCGCCGGCTTTGCCGAGCAGGCGCTCGACAGCATGCTCGTCTGGCAGGAGCGCCACAAGCAGCGCCTGCAGCTGCGCGAGCTCAGCCAGCACATGCGGCACGACATCGGCCTGACGGATGCCGAGATCGAGACGGAAGCGAACAAGCCGTTCTGGCGGGCCTGACCGGGTGCCGGGCGTCGTAAGCGACGACGACTTGCTCCCACGGACGACATTGGCGAATACAGGTGAGCGTCCCGGCTCACGTTGAGGCAAGCGCAAGCGGCCCGACGTGCGGCCGGGGCGCTCATCGCGTTTCCAGATCCTCCGGGGCGGCATGGATACCACGCAGGAGCAACGGCTCCTCCAGCTCTCGATCGGCATCACCCTTCTTCTCGGCGCGCTCGGCATCGTCTTTGGCCTGATCGCGCGCTCGGACGCCATCGTCTTCGATGGCTTCTACTCCTTCATCGATGCGTTGATGACCGTCGTCTCCCTGGCCGTGGCACGTCTGCTCGCCCGCCAGGACAGCCGGCGCTTCCAGTTCGGCTTCTGGCATCTCGAGCCGGCGGTGATCGCGCTGAACGGCACGCTACTGCTGCTCGCCTGCCTCTACGCCGTCCTCACCTCGATCGGCAGCCTCCTGAGCGGCGGCCGCGCCATCGCCTTCGGGCCCGGCGTGCTCTACGCGGCGCTGGTGGCCGGCGCCGCGCTGATCATGGCGGCCGTCATGCGCCGCAAGGCGGCCAGGCTGCAATCGGACCTGCTCCGGCTCGACGCGCGCGGCTGGCTGATCGGCGGCGTGCTCAGCCTCGCCTTGCTGGCGAGCTTCCTGAGCGCGCGGCTGCTGACACGGATCGGCTATGCCGACTACGCCCCCTACGCCGACCCGCTCGCGCTGGCCTTCTTGTCGCTCTGCGTCCTGCCGGCCTCGCTCGGGCCCTTGTCGGGCGCAATCCGCGAATTGCTCCAGATCGCGCCTGCCGACCTCGACCGCGAGGTCCGGACGGTGATGACCGAGATGCAGGCGCGCCACGGCTTCACGGGCTTCACGAGCTATGTCGCGAAGGTCGGACGCGCCCGCTTCATCGAGATCCACATCGTGCTGCCGCCCGCCTTCGCGATCGGCTCGATCGACGAGCTCGACCAGATCCGCGGCGCCATTGCCGCCCGGCTGGGCGAGGAACGGCCGGAACGCTGGCTGTCGATCGTGTTCACCGGCGAGCCGGCCTGGACCTGACCGGCCCGGATCAGGGCAGCGGGACGATCCGCGCCAGCACGACCACGGCCGTCATCGCGCCCAGCACCAGAAGGTGATCGACGCACCAGACGGCGAGAGCGGCCGCCGGGCGCGAGCGGTCGCCGGCCAGCCAGGCGAGCGGCACCCGCCCGAGGACAGCCGCGACCGCCAAGGCCGCCACGACCGGGAGGACCGCCGGCATGAGCCCGGCCCCCTCGATCGACGCGACGATGTCGCCGCCGAACACGACGACGACCAGCAAGAACAGCAGGTAGTTGATCAGCATCGGCCAAGCCCGTTCCGCCGGGGAAGGTCCGGCCGGCGGCCGGACCGGTCGCCACTGTGCGGCTCCCCGGGTTAACGGCCGCTAACCCGATGCCGTCGCACCTGCTCCTCCAGCGGCAGAAGATTCGGTTTCCGCATCACCGTTGCCATACGGCAACAGCTATGTGGCATGGCGGCGCCGAAGGTCAGATCCGGGCCGCGCCGGCGCCCTTCGGCCCGAGCAGGAACCACAGGAGCAACCCGACCACGGGGAAGACCAGGATCACGAGGATCCAGATGACCTTGGCGCCC
Above is a genomic segment from Geminicoccaceae bacterium SCSIO 64248 containing:
- a CDS encoding DUF1127 domain-containing protein translates to MQPNCMLSVVTSQGDIVTVRPIERSTGIFARVAGFAEQALDSMLVWQERHKQRLQLRELSQHMRHDIGLTDAEIETEANKPFWRA
- a CDS encoding cation transporter, whose amino-acid sequence is MDTTQEQRLLQLSIGITLLLGALGIVFGLIARSDAIVFDGFYSFIDALMTVVSLAVARLLARQDSRRFQFGFWHLEPAVIALNGTLLLLACLYAVLTSIGSLLSGGRAIAFGPGVLYAALVAGAALIMAAVMRRKAARLQSDLLRLDARGWLIGGVLSLALLASFLSARLLTRIGYADYAPYADPLALAFLSLCVLPASLGPLSGAIRELLQIAPADLDREVRTVMTEMQARHGFTGFTSYVAKVGRARFIEIHIVLPPAFAIGSIDELDQIRGAIAARLGEERPERWLSIVFTGEPAWT
- a CDS encoding PLP-dependent aminotransferase family protein, with product MSLPKVADLPRPRYRGLALALADAIRSGRLPAGSKLPPQRDLAYKLGVTTGTVMRAYALVAQEGLVAGEVGRGTFVQNDAIPFASDDPAAASLPQSDAMPGAPTGMPESDASARPVDLTRNAPAEVGQTQALADAMAALSRRPDDLLRLSGYPPIAGLPEHIEAARAWIAMLGIDVKPEQVMMTSGAHSGIGLALRALCRPGESILSEALTYSAIRGIGHGLRLRIEPVMLDKGGILPDALNTACHRTNARILFLQSTIHNPTTATLSAERRQAIAEIARRHDLLVIEDDVYGWLPEHRPPPLQSLIPERTIFLASASKSLMPGLRIGIVVTPPAMAARFSSAQYELHLGLPALTAEIFSLWMRDGTAVRLAAAQRAEARARQRIARDVLRNHAFAAHPDGLHLWLPIPEPWRAAEFAQAARAEGVALMGGGSFSVARSTSPNAVRLSLTGASDRDSLIQGLNLVVDMMERGPRLGSPVV
- a CDS encoding PLDc N-terminal domain-containing protein; translated protein: MGIEFGLVGLIILVLDIYAIVKTLQSSAGTGAKVIWILVILVFPVVGLLLWFLLGPKGAGAARI